From a region of the Deinococcus metallilatus genome:
- a CDS encoding AbrB/MazE/SpoVT family DNA-binding domain-containing protein, with translation MTEPAEERIYYATVTSKGQITLPKELREALHLEAGSRVTLVARGETVTVKPEKRRRRDFREAIGTLTLPDGMTAEEYVSDMRHDPGDREILQSGPGVKEIIRASDLLK, from the coding sequence ATGACGGAGCCTGCCGAAGAACGCATTTACTATGCGACCGTGACCAGCAAGGGGCAGATCACCCTCCCCAAGGAACTGCGCGAGGCCCTGCATCTGGAAGCGGGCAGCCGCGTCACCTTAGTGGCACGGGGGGAGACGGTGACGGTGAAACCGGAGAAACGCAGGCGCCGCGATTTTCGGGAGGCCATCGGCACCCTGACCCTGCCGGATGGGATGACCGCCGAGGAGTACGTCAGCGATATGCGGCATGATCCCGGCGACCGGGAAATCCTTCAGAGCGGACCGGGCGTCAAGGAAATCATCCGTGCCTCGGATCTCCTGAAATGA
- a CDS encoding type II toxin-antitoxin system death-on-curing family toxin, which produces MTVYLTPEQVLELHGEAIAAFGGTSGIRDTGALASALAQPAMEAFGVELYPSLTEKAAAYLFFLARNHAFVDGNKRTAYAAAYVFLLLNGAELTGPDDAVFDLVLRTAQGQLPDPRAVADGLGPLVTVQKQGYAESKEASKE; this is translated from the coding sequence ATGACGGTCTACCTGACTCCCGAACAGGTGCTGGAACTGCATGGCGAGGCCATTGCCGCCTTCGGGGGCACGTCCGGTATCCGGGACACGGGCGCCCTGGCCTCCGCGCTGGCCCAGCCCGCGATGGAGGCATTCGGGGTGGAGCTTTACCCGTCGCTTACGGAAAAAGCCGCCGCGTACCTCTTCTTCCTCGCCCGCAACCACGCCTTCGTGGACGGCAACAAGCGGACCGCCTACGCCGCCGCCTACGTGTTTCTGCTGCTGAACGGCGCGGAACTGACCGGCCCGGATGACGCCGTGTTCGACCTCGTCCTCCGCACGGCGCAGGGGCAGTTGCCCGACCCCCGGGCGGTTGCGGACGGGTTGGGGCCGCTCGTGACCGTGCAGAAACAGGGATACGCTGAAAGTAAGGAGGCGAGTAAGGAATGA
- a CDS encoding AbrB/MazE/SpoVT family DNA-binding domain-containing protein — MQKRLTTIGKSRAVILPKELLELYGFGDEVEIVPTEGGLILRPVRKGLNFAEAKEKLFREKADLLQRLSDA; from the coding sequence ATGCAAAAGCGCCTCACCACCATCGGCAAATCCAGGGCGGTCATTCTCCCGAAGGAGCTGCTGGAACTGTACGGTTTCGGGGATGAGGTGGAGATTGTCCCCACCGAAGGCGGCCTGATTCTGCGCCCCGTCCGCAAGGGCCTGAACTTCGCGGAGGCCAAGGAGAAACTGTTCCGCGAGAAGGCTGACCTGCTTCAGCGCCTCAGCGACGCATGA
- a CDS encoding acyl-CoA dehydrogenase family protein: protein MTLFDVSPRTQDLHARLSNFMDEYIYPNEAEFARQVNEGNRWEHVDLIEELKPKAREEGLWNLFLPPGSDPAGKFGPGLTNLEYAPLCEVMGRVWWAPEVFNCNAPDTGNMEVLARYGTPEQQEQWLIPLLNGEIRSAFSMTEPEVASSDATNIESSIVRDGDEYVINGRKWWTSGAGDPRCKISIFMGKTDPGAPRHLQQSMILIPMDTPGAKIERMMMVFGYDDAPHGHAEMTFENVRVPASNMLLGEGRGFEIAQGRLGPGRIHHCMRLIGQAERALELMVERSGQRVAFGRPLAGHQHIRELIAQSRMEIDQARLLTLQAAHMMDTVGNKAARGQIAAIKVVAPNVALRVIDRAIQVFGGAGVSQDTPLANMYAQARTLRLADGPDIVHIETVAKEELRRQGVDVRSRRE, encoded by the coding sequence ATGACCCTGTTCGACGTTTCGCCGCGCACCCAGGACCTGCACGCGCGCCTCAGCAACTTCATGGACGAGTACATCTACCCCAACGAGGCCGAGTTCGCCCGCCAGGTGAATGAGGGGAACCGCTGGGAACACGTGGACCTGATCGAGGAACTCAAGCCCAAAGCGCGCGAGGAGGGCCTCTGGAACCTCTTCCTGCCGCCGGGCAGCGACCCCGCAGGCAAGTTCGGGCCGGGCCTCACCAACCTGGAATACGCGCCGCTGTGCGAGGTGATGGGCCGGGTGTGGTGGGCACCGGAAGTCTTCAACTGCAACGCGCCCGACACCGGCAATATGGAAGTGCTGGCCCGCTACGGCACGCCCGAACAGCAGGAGCAGTGGCTCATCCCCCTGCTGAACGGCGAGATTCGCTCCGCCTTCTCGATGACCGAGCCGGAGGTGGCGAGCAGCGACGCCACGAATATCGAGTCCAGCATCGTCCGCGACGGCGACGAATACGTGATCAACGGTCGCAAGTGGTGGACGAGCGGGGCGGGCGACCCCAGGTGCAAGATCAGCATTTTCATGGGCAAGACCGATCCGGGGGCGCCGCGCCACCTCCAGCAGTCCATGATCCTGATCCCGATGGACACGCCCGGCGCCAAGATCGAGCGCATGATGATGGTCTTCGGCTACGACGACGCCCCACACGGCCACGCCGAGATGACTTTCGAGAATGTCCGGGTGCCCGCCTCCAACATGCTGCTGGGTGAGGGCCGGGGCTTCGAGATCGCGCAGGGTCGCCTGGGACCGGGCCGCATCCACCACTGCATGCGCCTGATCGGCCAAGCCGAGCGCGCGCTGGAACTGATGGTGGAACGCAGCGGCCAGCGTGTCGCCTTCGGGAGGCCCCTGGCCGGGCATCAACACATCCGCGAACTGATCGCCCAGAGCCGCATGGAGATCGACCAGGCCCGGCTGCTGACCCTCCAGGCCGCGCACATGATGGACACGGTGGGCAACAAGGCCGCGCGTGGGCAGATCGCCGCCATCAAGGTGGTCGCGCCGAACGTCGCCCTGCGCGTGATCGACCGCGCCATTCAGGTCTTCGGCGGCGCGGGCGTCAGCCAGGACACGCCCCTCGCCAACATGTATGCCCAGGCCCGCACCCTGCGCCTCGCGGACGGCCCCGACATCGTCCACATCGAGACGGTGGCGAAGGAGGAGCTGCGGCGGCAGGGGGTGGACGTGCGGTCCAGGCGGGAGTGA
- a CDS encoding PaaI family thioesterase, with amino-acid sequence MTALNGAEAIAFAQSVLDSQPFSVLVGARVEAMSPAGVVVRVPFRRDITQHHGFAHGGVQAALADIALTFMGAAALGPSVLTSEFKINFVRPGVGEALVARGSIISAGKRQAVTRCDIYAVQNGEEKLVATALGTIVTADVPPAGGA; translated from the coding sequence ATGACGGCCCTGAACGGTGCCGAGGCCATCGCCTTCGCCCAGAGTGTGCTGGATTCGCAGCCCTTCAGCGTGCTCGTCGGGGCGCGGGTCGAGGCCATGTCGCCTGCGGGCGTGGTGGTGCGCGTGCCCTTCCGGCGCGACATCACGCAGCACCACGGCTTCGCGCACGGCGGTGTGCAGGCCGCACTCGCGGACATCGCCCTCACCTTCATGGGCGCGGCGGCGCTGGGGCCGAGCGTGCTGACCAGCGAGTTCAAGATCAACTTCGTGCGGCCCGGTGTGGGCGAGGCGCTGGTCGCGCGGGGGAGCATCATCAGTGCCGGGAAGCGGCAGGCCGTGACCCGCTGCGACATCTACGCCGTGCAGAACGGTGAGGAAAAGTTGGTTGCCACGGCCCTGGGCACCATCGTGACGGCGGACGTACCCCCGGCGGGAGGGGCATGA
- a CDS encoding MaoC family dehydratase, with amino-acid sequence MTQTSLEDLRVRVGQEISLSDWITVTQEMVNQFADATGDHQFIHVDPERAAQTPFGGPIAHGFLTLSLLAGRFRTQGSFPQLEGTRMVVNYGLNRVRFITPVPVGSRLRNRAVLLNVEDGSGYAQLTVANTIELEGAPKPAATAETLMRVYL; translated from the coding sequence ATGACCCAGACCTCCCTTGAAGACCTCCGCGTTCGCGTGGGCCAGGAAATCTCGCTGTCCGACTGGATAACCGTCACGCAGGAGATGGTGAACCAGTTCGCGGACGCGACCGGCGACCACCAGTTCATTCACGTGGATCCCGAGCGGGCCGCGCAGACACCCTTCGGCGGTCCCATCGCCCACGGCTTTCTGACGCTCTCGCTGCTGGCGGGGCGGTTCAGGACACAGGGCAGCTTTCCGCAACTGGAAGGGACGCGGATGGTGGTCAATTACGGCCTGAACCGCGTGCGCTTCATTACTCCCGTGCCGGTCGGGAGCCGTCTTCGCAACCGCGCCGTGCTGCTGAACGTCGAGGACGGCTCCGGCTACGCGCAGCTCACCGTCGCGAACACCATCGAGCTGGAGGGCGCCCCGAAGCCCGCCGCGACCGCCGAGACGCTGATGCGGGTGTACTTATGA
- a CDS encoding SDR family oxidoreductase gives MALKDLFDLTGKIALITGGSRGLGLQIAEGLGEYGATVVLTARKQNELDEARAHLSGMGITAHVYQNDLSQFDTIEPLVERIHNEVGPIHILVNNAGATWGAPAEEHPFDAWLKVINLNVNAMFLLTQAVGRRCMIPARSGRVINVASVAGLKGNSPRMMGTLAYNTSKGADVNFTRALAAEWAKYGITVNSICPGYFPTKMTKGTLAYGEEIIVSHTPLGRLGGPEDLKGLALLLASDASAYMTGQNIAVDGGVTAI, from the coding sequence ATGGCACTCAAGGACCTGTTCGACCTGACCGGCAAGATCGCCCTCATCACCGGAGGCTCGCGCGGCCTCGGCCTGCAAATCGCGGAAGGGCTGGGCGAGTACGGCGCGACCGTCGTGCTGACGGCCCGCAAGCAGAACGAGCTGGACGAGGCGAGGGCCCATCTCTCGGGAATGGGCATCACCGCCCACGTCTACCAGAACGACCTCTCGCAATTCGACACGATTGAGCCGCTGGTCGAGCGCATCCACAATGAGGTCGGCCCGATTCACATCCTGGTCAACAACGCCGGAGCCACCTGGGGCGCACCTGCCGAGGAGCATCCCTTCGATGCCTGGCTCAAGGTGATCAACCTCAACGTGAACGCCATGTTCCTGCTGACGCAGGCGGTCGGGAGGCGCTGCATGATTCCCGCCCGGTCGGGCCGCGTCATCAACGTCGCCTCCGTCGCGGGCCTCAAGGGCAACAGCCCCCGCATGATGGGCACCCTCGCCTACAACACCTCCAAGGGTGCGGACGTGAACTTCACCCGCGCGCTCGCCGCCGAGTGGGCGAAGTACGGCATCACCGTGAACAGCATCTGCCCCGGCTACTTTCCCACCAAGATGACCAAGGGCACCCTCGCCTACGGTGAGGAGATCATCGTGAGCCACACGCCGCTGGGCCGTCTGGGTGGCCCCGAGGACCTCAAGGGCCTCGCGCTGCTGCTCGCCAGTGACGCCTCGGCATACATGACCGGGCAGAACATCGCGGTGGACGGCGGGGTGACGGCGATTTAG
- a CDS encoding alpha/beta fold hydrolase encodes MERSAFSGQPSAAEGFGRINVGGRTLAYTEVSPPSPRANVLFLAWLGGSRLGWQSVVEAVGDEYRVFAPDHRDTGDSEAFTDPYLLADLADDAADFLRAVNAAPAFVVGLSMGGMVAQHLALRHPELVRGLVLVSTTPGGAASTPATERGRAALFLPADMEAQERARQALTLMTHQGFTEAHPEALDEAAAQAARHPMSAESFKRQFRAIRVHDVAADLARITVPTLVLHGEQDDLIPLPNAERLVAGVPDAELRVYPGTGHMPHLERPAEFLRDLRGFLEAHA; translated from the coding sequence ATGGAGCGGTCAGCTTTCAGCGGTCAGCCGTCAGCAGCAGAAGGTTTCGGGCGGATCAACGTCGGGGGCCGGACGCTCGCCTATACCGAAGTTTCCCCGCCCTCTCCCCGCGCCAACGTCCTCTTCCTGGCCTGGCTGGGTGGCTCGCGGCTGGGGTGGCAGAGCGTGGTGGAGGCAGTGGGTGACGAATATCGCGTCTTCGCCCCCGACCACCGCGATACCGGGGATTCGGAGGCGTTCACCGACCCCTACCTGCTCGCGGACCTTGCGGACGATGCCGCCGACTTTCTCCGGGCGGTGAACGCCGCGCCCGCTTTCGTCGTGGGGCTGAGCATGGGTGGGATGGTCGCGCAACATCTTGCGTTGCGGCACCCGGAGCTGGTGCGCGGCCTGGTGCTGGTGTCCACCACACCGGGCGGTGCCGCCTCCACCCCGGCGACGGAACGCGGGCGGGCCGCCCTTTTCCTGCCCGCCGACATGGAAGCGCAGGAACGGGCGCGGCAGGCCCTCACGCTGATGACCCACCAGGGCTTCACGGAAGCGCACCCGGAGGCGCTGGACGAGGCTGCCGCACAGGCTGCCCGCCATCCCATGAGCGCCGAGAGCTTCAAGCGGCAGTTCCGGGCGATCCGGGTGCATGACGTGGCCGCCGACCTCGCCCGTATCACCGTGCCGACCCTGGTGCTGCATGGCGAGCAGGACGACCTGATTCCCCTGCCGAACGCCGAACGACTGGTGGCGGGGGTTCCGGACGCGGAGCTGCGGGTCTATCCCGGCACCGGGCACATGCCGCACCTCGAACGCCCAGCGGAGTTCCTGCGCGACCTGCGCGGGTTTCTGGAGGCGCACGCCTGA